The DNA region CTAAGTTTGGATTCTCTATTCTAGAAAGATGGTCTGCGGCTTCGTTCTCCTTTCCTTTCTTATCCTTGATTTCTATATCAAACTCTTGAAGCAATAAAATCCATCTAATTAGTCTCGGTTTTGCCTCGACTTTCGACATCAAGTATCTAAGGGCCGTGTGGACCGTAAATACTACAATCTTGGATAAGAGGAGGTAGGATCTAAACTTGTCTAAACTGAATATCACCGCTAACAACTCTTTCTCGGTAGTAGTGTAATTTTGTTGGGTCTTATCTAGTGTTTTGCTTGCAAACGCTATTGGTTGAAAGTATTTTTCCTTCCTCTGCCCCAACACGACTCCCACTGAAAACCCACTAGCGTCGCACATCATTTCGAATGGGAGATTCCAATCAGGTCCAACTAAAATCGGTGCTCTCACTAGTTTCTCCTTAAGGGTCTTGAAAGCAACTAAACAGTCTTCTCCAAATTCAAACTCTATATCTTTCTCTAGGAGTTTGATCAACGGTTTAGCAATTTTGGAAAAATCCTTGATAAATCGTCGGTAGAAACCGACGTGACCTAGGAAGCTTCTTAAACTTGTGACGGAGTTTGGAGGTGGTAGGGTGTCAATCACGGACGTTTTAGCTTTGTCTACCTCTATTCCTTTGTTTGATACCTTATGACCCAATACTATGCCCTCTTCTACCATATAGTAGCACTTTTCCCAACTAAGTGCTAGGTTTACTTCTAAGCACCTTTTGAGGACTTTTTCTAGATTACTTAAGCATTCGTCATAGGTTTCTCCCCATATggtgaaatcgtccatgaacACCTCCATGAACTCCCCAATATAATCTTCAAAAATTACTAGCATGCACCTCATGAAGGTAGCTGGCGCATTGCACAAACTGAATGGCATGCGTCGGTACGCAAAGGTACCCATAGGACAAGTAAAGGTTGTTTTCTCTTGGTCCTCTAGTGCTACAGGTATTTGAAAATAACCGCTCATACCATCTAAGAAACAATAATAAGCATGCCCGCTTACCTTCTCGACCATTTGATCAATAAAGGGCAAAGGGAAGTGGTCCTTTTTAGTGGCGTCATTTAATCTTCTATAATCGATACAAACCCGCCACCCCGTTACGCTTTGTGTAGGAATTAATTCTTCTTTGTCATTTTTCACTACAGTTATTTCTCTCTTCTTCGGCACTACGTGGGTAGGATTTACCCACGCACTATCAGAAATTGGATAAATCATTCCTACATCCATAAGTCTTACTACTTCATTTTTCACCACTTCGGTCATATTTGGATTCAACCTCCTTTCGGGTTGGGCTACGGGCTTAACATTCTCTTCTACAAGATCTTATGCGTACACATGCTAGGACTTATGCCTTTTAAGTCTTGTAACTTCCACCCTATTGCTCCTTTATATTTTCCTAACAAGTTCACAAGCTTGTCTTGTTGATTTTCATCTAGTTTTGATGAGATTACTACCGTTAAAGTCGAATTTTCTCCTAGAAAGGCATATTGTAGACTATCTGGTAAGGTTTTAAGTTCACTTTTCACTTCTTTCTCGTCtactatattctttttctcatttattttctcattatGCAACAATTCATCCCCTTCATTTCCATCCATCACCTCCTCAACTTCACCAATCaattcatgaatatatatagcatcattaatacaatcatcaaagaaatttacaaattcaataTCATTCACATCACACACATTATCATCAACATGTATATCATCATTACCACACACTATCTCATGTAAAgcatcatcattctcattaaTTGAAGCATTATTATCAAAAGTAAAAGATTCAAGGTCATCATTACTATCCAAGACTCTCAAGAGGGCGTTGTCTTTCAATTTACCCACAAGATTGGGGTAAATAGAATTAACGTGCTCATGGAAAACATCCACAAAGTAGCACGCATCATCTGTGGTCATAGGGTACTTAGTCAACTTCGACACATCGAAGGTAGCACATTTGTCTCCTACGCTTAGGACAAGTTTCCCGTTCCCTACATCGATGAGGGCCCAAGCGGTGGCCAAGAACGGCCTACCTAGAATCAATAGCACCTCCTGATCAGCATCCATGTCAATAATGACAAATTCCACGGGAAAAATAAACTTGTCTACCCTCACTAACACATCTTCTACAACCCCCTTGGGTTGCTTGATTGATCTATCGGCCAACTGGATACAAATGCTGGGTTGCTTGATTGATCTATCGGCCAACTGGATACAAATGCGAGTGG from Ipomoea triloba cultivar NCNSP0323 chromosome 6, ASM357664v1 includes:
- the LOC116023388 gene encoding uncharacterized protein LOC116023388 → MYQPPLPFPGRVRKSIDKTQYGKFLELLKQLHINVPFLDALGQMSRYAKFLKDLLTNKRKLEESTTVLLGEGCSAYMCHQPQKLTDPGSFTIPCQIGEAEFKRALADSGASINIMPFCLFKKGASINIMPFCLFKKLDLGNLKPTRICIQLADRSIKPTRICIQLADRSIKQPSICIQLADRSIKQPKGVVEDVLVRVDKFIFPVEFVIIDMDADQEVLLILGRPFLATAWALIDVGNGKLVLSVGDKCATFDVSKLTKYPMTTDDACYFVDVFHEHVNSIYPNLVGKLKDNALLRVLDSNDDLESFTFDNNASINENDDALHEIVCVEEVMDGNEGDELLHNEKINEKKNIVDEKEVKSELKTLPDSLQYAFLGENSTLTVVISSKLDENQQDKLVNLLGKYKGAIGWKLQDLKGISPSMCTHKIL